Sequence from the Balaenoptera acutorostrata chromosome 4, mBalAcu1.1, whole genome shotgun sequence genome:
cagagaagagctaacacccatccttctcaaactcttccaaaaaattgcagaggaaggaacactcccaaactcattctatgaggccaccatcaccctgataccaaaaccagacaaagatactacaaaaaaagaaaattacagaccaatatcactgatgaatatagatgcaaaaatcctcaacaaaatactagcaaacagaatccaacaacacattaaaaggatcatacaccatgatcaagtgggatttatcccagggatgcaaaatatttatattgcatatcaatatacacaaatcaatcaatgtgatacaccatattaacaaattgggaGCAGGGAGAAGTTCACTCAGATCAGCTGATCCTGACAACAGGAGAGGAGGAAGCCCAGGAGGCAGTGAAGGAGGAGGGGGGGTGGAGATGGAGATGAGGATGGATCCACCGGTGCCCTGAGGAACAGCCCACACCTCCACCAACGCCCCGGGGTCCCCTGACGCTGCCTCGCCACAGCAGAGCTGCTTCTTGGTGGGGTTCCCGGGACGCTGCCGTCGGGGAGGGAAGGGCATGGCCCTGCACTGGACGAGCGACAGCCCTGGAGCTCCCTCTGCCCCCGGGAGgaaggggggggcgggggcggggggggtggtaTAAACAATGGATTCGGCTCTGGCCTCTGCCAGCGTTGGGGGGGATTTGGGGGGACCTTCTTTGTTCTTAGAACTTGCTCCTGCCTctcgggtggtggtggtgttgtcCGGAAAGAAGGAAGGGTGAGGAATCCCCGGCTGAAGAGAGGCGTCGAGGTATCCTCTGAAATACTGACTTGAGCTGGATAACATTGAAAAGCTCCTGACCACTCTCTTTCATTACCAAAACCTTGTGTCTAAGGCCGCATGCATGCACCCACCTCAGTGAACCCATCAGATCTCTCAGATAGCCATAACAGATCCTCTCAAGTTAATTTTAACCACATATTTGCCTGCACTTTATGGAGGATGAAACTATCAAACCAAGTCAACGTCGCTGCTGATTCAGGAGTCTTGGCAGCAGAAAATTAAACAACCGAACATTTGTAAATGTGTGAAGAATTCTAATAGGACAtcgaatgtttttttaaaaacattttttaaagggcGTTCAGAACCCTGTGGAGGCTGTGCTCAGTCTTCAGACTCAACGCCTTTGTCTTCACTTCTGGGGAAAGCCCAGGTACCGTTACATGGTAGATGCTTTCCTTCCCGGTCTGAATATGAGTGCGCAGACTTCCCCAGCAGAGAAGGGCCTGAACCCTGGGCTGTTGTGCCAGGAGAGTTACACCTGCAGCGGGACTGACGAAGCCGTCTTCGAGCGTGACGAGTGCTGCAGCCTGCAGTGTGTCCGCTGCGAGGAGGAGCTCCAGCGGCAGGAGCGCCTGAGAAACCATGAGCGGATCAGACTCAAAGCTGGCCACGTCCCTTACTGTGACCCCTGCAAGGGCCCCGGTGGGCATtctccaggcagagggcagacGTGAGGTGCCAGACCTGTAAAATCAACTTGTGCCTGGAGTGCCAGAAGAGGACTCATTCTGGGGGTAACAAAAGGAGGCACCCTGTTACTGTGTACCATGTGGCTAAGGTCCAGGAGTTGCTGGAGGAAGAAGGGATGGATGAGGACACCAAGAGGAAGAAGATGACTGAGAAGGTTGTGAGTTTCCTCCTAGTAGATGAGAATGAAGAAATTCAGGCAACGAATGAAGAGGACTTTATTAGGAAATTGGACTGCAAACCCGATCAGCATCTGAGAGTGGTTTCCATTTTTGGAAATACTGGGGATGAGAAGTCTCATACCCTCAACCACACTTTCTTTTGTGGCCGGGAAGTCTTCAAAACCTCCCCTGCCCAGGAGTCCTGCACTGTGGGAGTGTGGGCAGCATATGACCCAGTCCACAAGGTAGCAGTGATAGACACAGAAGGGCTCTTGGGGGCTACAGTGAATCTAAGCCAGAGAACACGGCTGCTGCTTAAGGTCCTGGCCATCTCAGACCTCGTCATCTATCGAACTCATGCAGACCGACTGCACAGTGACCTCTTCAAGTTCCTTGGGGATGCCTCAGAAGCTTATCTGAAGCACTTCACCAAGGAGCTCAAGGCTACCACTGCCCGCTGTGGCCTGGATGTCCCCCTGTCCACTCTGGGCCCTGCTGTTATCATTTTCCACGAGACTGTGCACACTCAGCTGCTAGGCTCTGATCACTCCTCCGAGGTGCCCGAGAAGCTCATCCAGGACCAGTTCCGGAAGCTGGGCCGCTTCCCTGAAGACTTCAGTTCTATTCATTACAAGGGAACGAGGACATACAATCCTCCCACACACTTTTCTGGTCTTCGGCGTGCTTTGGAGCAACAACTAGAGAATAACACCACCATTCTCCCCGGCACCCGGGGATCATCTTCAAAGCTCTGAAGGCCCTGAGCGACCGCTTCAGCGGTGAGATCCCCGATGACCAGATGGCACACAGCTCCTTTTTTCCAGATGAGCACTTCACCTGCTCCGTTCTGTGCCTCAGCTGCGGGGCTGGATATAAGAACAGCATGAATCACGGAAAACAAGGAGTACCTCATGAAGCCAACAGCCGCTGCAGATACTCTCACCAGTATGACAACCGGGTTTTTACCTGCAAGGCCTGCTACGAGAGAGGCAATGAAGTCAGCGTGGTGCCCAAGACGGCTGCTTCAACCGACTCCCCCTGGATGCGTCTCGCAAAACATGCCTGGTCTGGGTACGTAACCGAATGTCTCAACTGCGGCGTGGTCTATCGTAGCCGGCAGTACTGGTTTGGGAACCAATATCCTGTGGATACAGTGGTGTGGACAGAGACTGTGCACGTGTGGCCTGGAACTGATGGATTTCTGAAGGACAACAACAACGCTGCCCAGCGCCTCTTGGATGGGATGAACTTCATGGCTCAGGCGGTGTCTGAGCTTAGCCTTGGGCCCACCAAGGCTGTGACGTCCTGGCTGACAGACCAGATCGCCCCTGCCTACTGGAGGCCCAACTCCCAGATCCTGAGCTGCAACAAGTGTGCTACATCCTTTAAAGATAATGACACCAAGCATCACTGCTGGGCCTGTGGGGAGGGCTTCTGTGACAGCTCTTCATCTACGACCCGGCCAGTGCCGGAGCGGGGCTGGGGCCCTGCGCCCGTGTGGGTATGTGACAACTGCTATGAAGCCAGGAATTCCCAGTTAGACGTTACTGAGGCACAGGCGGACGATGAGGGCGGGACGCTTACTGCTCGGAAGGTGGGCAAGTCCGTGCAGAACACTTTGGGAGCCGTGGTGACAGCCAATGACATACCACTAGGTCTGGTGAAGGATGCGGCCAGGCTGGCGTACTGGGTACCAGACCATGAGATCCTGCACTGCCACAACTGCCAGAAGGAGTTCAGCCTCAAGCTTTCCAAGTACCACTGCTGGGCCTGCAGACAGGGCTTCTATGACGAGTGTTCCCATGACCGCCAGGATGTCCCCTCTCGAGGCTGGGACCATCCTATCTGTCTGCTTTAACTACAATAAAAAGCCTGGTGACCTTTAACGCCCCCCCCAccaaaattgaagaataaaaaccatatgatcatctcaataggtgcagaaaaagcttttgacaaaattcaacacccatttatgataaaaattctccagaaagtgggcatagagggaacctacctcaacataataaaggccatatacaacaaacccgcagcaaatatcattctcaatggtgaaaaactgaaagcatttcctctaagatcaggaacaagacaaggatgtccactcttgccactattattcaacatacttttggaagtcctagtcacggcaatcagagaagaaaaagaaataaaaggaatacaaattggaaaagaagaagtaaaactctcactgtttgcagatgacatgatactatacatagagaatcctaaagatgccaccagaaaactactagagctaatcaatgaatttggtaaagttgcaggatacaaaattaatgcacagaaatctcttgcattcctacacactaacaacgaaagatcagaaagagaaattaaggaaacaattccattcatcatcgcaacaaaaaaaccaaaatacctaggaataaatctgcctaagaaggtaaaagaccagcactcagaaaattataagacactgatgaaagaaatcaaagatgacacgaacagatggagaaatataccatgttcttggattggaagagtcaatactgtgaaaatgactacactacccaaagcaatctacagagtcaatgcaatccttatcaaattaccaatggcattttttacagaactggaacaaaaaatcttaaaatttgtatggagacacaaaagaccctgaatagccaaaccagtcttgaggggaaaaaaatggagctagaggaatcagactccctgacttcagactataccacaaagctacagtaaccaagacaatatggtactggcacaaaaacagacatatagatcaatggaacaggatagaaagcccagagataaacccactcacatatagtcaactaatctatgacaaaagaggcaaggatatacaatggagaaaagacagtctcttcaataagtggtgctggggaaactggacagctacatgtaaaagaatgaaattagaacactccctaacagcatacacaaaaataaactcaaaatggattagagacctaaatgtaagactggacactataaaactcttagaggaaaacataggaagaacactctttgacataaatcacagcaagatcttttttcatccacctcctagagtaatggaaataaaaacaaaaataaatgggacctgatgaaacttaaaagcttttgcaaagcaaaggaaactacaaacaagacgaaaggacaaccctcagattgggagaaaatatatgcaaatgaatcagcagacaaaggattaatctccaaaatatataaacagctcatgcagctcaatttttaaaataacaaacaacccaattaaaaaatgggcagggggcttccctggtggcgcagtggttgagaatctgcctgccaatgcaggggacacgggttcgagccctggtctgggaagatcccacatgccgcggagcaactaagcccgtgcgccacaactactgagcatgcgcgtctggagcctgtgccccgcaacgggaggggccgcgatagtgagaggcccgcgcaccgcgatgaagagcggtccctgcaccgcgatgaagagtggcccccacttgccgtaactagagaaagccctcgcaagaactgaagacccaacacagccaaaaataaagaaataaataaataaagtagctataaaattaaaaaaaaaaaaaaatgggcagaagacctaaatagacatttctccaaagaagacatacagatggccacgaagcacatgaaaagctgctcaacatcactaattattagagaaatcaaatcgacaatgaggtatcacctcacaccagttagaatggccatcatcagaaaatccacaaacaacaaatgctggagaaggtgtggagaaaagggaaccctcttgcactgttggtgggaatgtaaattgacacagccattgtgcagaacagtatggagattccttaaaaaactaaaaatagaattaccatatgatccagcaatcccactactgggcatatacccagagaaaaccataattcaaaaagacacatgcaccccaatgttcattgcagcactgtttacaatagccaggtcatggaagcaacctaaattcccatcaacagacgaatggataaagaagatgtggtacatatatacaatggaatattactcagccataaaaaaggaacgaaattgggtcatttgtagagacgtggatggatctagagactgtcatacagagtgaagtaagtcagaaagagaaaaataaatatcgtatattaacgcatatatgtggaacctagaaaaat
This genomic interval carries:
- the LOC103005017 gene encoding LOW QUALITY PROTEIN: zinc finger FYVE domain-containing protein 1-like (The sequence of the model RefSeq protein was modified relative to this genomic sequence to represent the inferred CDS: inserted 4 bases in 3 codons); amino-acid sequence: MSAQTSPAEKGLNPGLLCQESYTCSGTDEAVFERDECCSLQCVRCEEELQRQERLRNHERIRLKAGHVPYCDPCKGPGGHSPGXRADVRCQTCKINLCLECQKRTHSGGNKRRHPVTVYHVAKVQELLEEEGMDEDTKRKKMTEKVVSFLLVDENEEIQATNEEDFIRKLDCKPDQHLRVVSIFGNTGDEKSHTLNHTFFCGREVFKTSPAQESCTVGVWAAYDPVHKVAVIDTEGLLGATVNLSQRTRLLLKVLAISDLVIYRTHADRLHSDLFKFLGDASEAYLKHFTKELKATTARCGLDVPLSTLGPAVIIFHETVHTQLLGSDHSSEVPEKLIQDQFRKLGRFPEDFSSIHYKGTRTYNPPTHFSGLRRALEQQLENNTTXSPRHPGIIFKALKALSDRFSGEIPDDQMAHSSFFPDEHFTCSVLCLSCGAGYKNSMNHGKQGVPHEANSRCRYSHQYDNRVFTCKACYERGNEVSVVPKTAASTDSPWMRLAKHAWSGRQYWFGNQYPVDTVVWTETVHVWPGTDGFLKDNNNAAQRLLDGMNFMAQAVSELSLGPTKAVTSWLTDQIAPAYWRPNSQILSCNKCATSFKDNDTKHHCWACGEGFCDSSSSTTRPVPERGWGPAPVWVCDNCYEARNSQLDVTEAQADDEGGTLTARKVGKSVQNTLGAVVTANDIPLGLVKDAARLAYWVPDHEILHCHNCQKEFSLKLSKYHCWACRQGFYDECSHDRQDVPSRGWDHPIXVCFNYNKKPGDL